A genome region from Salvia splendens isolate huo1 chromosome 19, SspV2, whole genome shotgun sequence includes the following:
- the LOC121778491 gene encoding ethylene-responsive transcription factor ERF025-like, whose product MAAEDASIPPPPAAASPRSGRHPSYRGIRCRSGKWVSEIRKPRQTARIWLGTYATPEMAAAAYDVAALTLRGPEAAVNFPGLAPTYPMPASFSDEDIRAAASAAASAIAPRNDGPGLAAGAAQPWAASSSNNEFVDEEALFGMPKLLDDMAQGMLVSPPRGKATAEDEGWAEDYSRNDNLWSYP is encoded by the coding sequence ATGGCTGCTGAAGACGCCTCCATcccgccgccgcccgccgccGCCTCCCCAAGATCCGGCCGCCACCCCAGCTACCGCGGCATCCGGTGCCGGAGCGGGAAATGGGTGTCGGAGATCCGGAAGCCGCGCCAGACCGCACGCATTTGGCTCGGGACCTACGCCACCCCCGAGATGGCGGCGGCCGCCTACGACGTGGCGGCCCTCACCCTCCGAGGCCCGGAGGCCGCGGTCAACTTCCCCGGCCTCGCCCCCACGTACCCGATGCCGGCCTCCTTCTCGGACGAGGACATACGGGCGGCTGCTTCCGCAGCCGCCTCCGCCATCGCCCCGCGGAACGACGGCCCCGGCCTGGCGGCCGGGGCCGCCCAGCCCTGGGCAGCGTCGTCGAGCAACAATGAGTTTGTGGACGAGGAAGCGCTATTTGGCATGCCGAAGCTGCTCGACGACATGGCCCAGGGCATGCTTGTCAGTCCTCCGCGGGGAAAGGCCACCGCAGAGGACGAAGGGTGGGCAGAGGATTACTCCAGAAATGACAATCTCTGGAGCTACCCCTGA
- the LOC121778168 gene encoding traB domain-containing protein-like, protein MEFLSMNASPSPFPILAPISTVQLSCRAASVIPSPPPTFNFKKEILEISTAAIAESHPQLLDLAKNGTLVLVTKPQYGAVPPWRSEFVEPDAIWIIGTTHVSQESASDVERVIRAVSPQNVVVELCRSRAGIMYVPDNGDQNQQLRSSMFSLTGTGFFGAIGRSINLGGQTALALRLLLATFSSKLSSDINRPFGNEFRAARKVAEEIGAQLVLGDRPIEITLERAWNSLKWKEKLSLVSTILRGMTSSVKPVEEATGGDSSFQLYEQLSLSYPSLLPPLIHERDTFLAWSLKRSKAVNKSVNVVGVIGKGHMNGVIYSLVSDTGNLRFRDLAGKKERGGWAASVARDLVRDTVIGGVLWLIYEHFKPVF, encoded by the exons ATGGAATTCTTGAGCATGAATGCTTCACCATCTCCATTCCCAATCCTCGCTCCAATCTCCACCGTTCAACTATCATGCCGCGCGGCCTCCGTCATCCCTTCCCCACCTCCCACCTTCAACTTCAAGAAGGAGATTCTCGAAATTTCCACCGCCGCAATCGCCGAATCCCACCCACAGCTACTCGATTTGGCCAAAAATGGCACCTTGGTCCTCGTCACGAAACCCCAATACGGCGCCGTTCCGCCCTGGCGAAGCGAGTTTGTCGAGCCCGACGCAATTTGGATAATTGGGACTACCCACGTTTCCCAGGAATCAGCATCTGATGTTGAAAGGGTTATTCGAGCCGTTAGCCCTCAAAACGTCGTCGTTGAGCTCTGCAGAAGCAG AGCTGGGATCATGTATGTTCCAGATAATGGTGATCAGAATCAGCAGCTACGATCGAGCATGTTCTCTCTCACCGGGACTGGATTCTTTGGCGCCATTGGCCGGAGCATCAACTTAG GTGGGCAAACTGCTTTAGCACTACGGTTGCTCTTGGCTACGTTCTCTTCCAAATTATCTTCAGATATTAATCGTCCCTTTGGTAATGAG TTTCGTGCTGCAAGAAAGGTTGCTGAAGAAATTGGGGCTCAGTTAGTCTTGGGGGATCGTCCTATCGAGATAACT CTTGAAAGGGCATGGAATTCTCtgaaatggaaggaaaaactaAGTCTCGTCTCCACTATTCTTCGTGGAATGACATCATCCGTTAAGCCGGTGGAG GAAGCTACCGGTGGTGACAGCAGCTTTCAGCTGTACGAGCAGCTGAGTTTATCATACCCGTCGCTGCTGCCTCCTCTCATACACGAGCGAGATACA TTTCTGGCGTGGTCCCTGAAAAGAAGCAAAGCCGTGAATAAGAGTGTGAACGTGGTTGGAGTGATCGGTAAGGGGCACATGAATGGAGTCATATACTCACTGGTGTCGGACACAGGGAACTTGCGCTTCAGGGACCTCGCTGGGAAGAAAGAGCGCGGTGGGTGGGCTGCTTCCGTTGCACGAGACTTGGTTCGAGACACGGTAATTGGTGGTGTGCTATGGCTAATATATGAGCACTTCAAGCCAGTTTTTTAG